A DNA window from Christiangramia salexigens contains the following coding sequences:
- a CDS encoding DUF5522 domain-containing protein, translating to MNFPKKRIPLEEGDYYLTPEGYRCFTEQYHLKRGYCCESGCRHCPYGYNKKTNQQES from the coding sequence ATGAATTTTCCTAAAAAAAGAATTCCGCTGGAGGAGGGCGATTATTATCTAACCCCTGAAGGTTACCGCTGTTTCACAGAGCAATATCATTTAAAAAGAGGCTATTGCTGCGAAAGTGGTTGCCGGCATTGCCCCTATGGCTATAATAAAAAAACCAACCAACAAGAATCATAA
- a CDS encoding urocanate hydratase, whose product MNFKEQILEGIPQELPPAKAYDESLNHAPKRKAILDEEEKKLALENALRYFDEKHHKTLIPEFREELEKYGRIYMYRLKPDYDFYARPIDEYPGKSIQAKGIMLMIQNNLDPEVAQHPEELITYGGNGAVFQNWAQYRLCMQYLANMDDHQTLVMYSGHPMGLFPSHPNAPRVVVTNGMMIPNYSKPDDWEKFNALGVTQYGQMTAGSYMYIGPQGIVHGTTITVLNAGRKISKNGEELSGKLFVTSGLGGMSGAQPKAGNIAGCITVCAEVNPKATQTRHKQGWVDEVIEDVKELAERVKQAKENKEVVSIAYQGNVVEVWEYFYENDIYIDLGSDQTSLHNPWAGGYYPVDLGFEEANKMMAEKPEEFKLKVQESLRRQAAAINKHTAKGTYFFDYGNAFLLEASRAGADIMSEDKKSFIYPSYVQDIMGPMCFDYGFGPFRWVCASGKDEDLKKTDEIAANVLLKLKEKSPSEIQQQMQDNIQWIKGAQENKLVVGSKARILYADAEGRIEIAKAFNDAIGRGEIGPVVLGRDHHDVSGTDSPYRETSNIYDGSRYTADMAIQNVIGDSFRGATWVSIHNGGGVGWGEVINGGFGMILEGDKASEDRLKSMLFWDVNNGIARRSWARNKEAVFAAKRAMEMNPNLKLTIPNMVDPKLLD is encoded by the coding sequence ATGAATTTCAAAGAGCAGATACTGGAAGGTATTCCACAAGAACTACCACCGGCAAAGGCCTATGACGAATCATTAAATCATGCACCTAAACGCAAAGCTATTCTGGATGAAGAAGAGAAAAAACTTGCGCTGGAAAATGCACTGAGATATTTTGACGAGAAACATCACAAAACCCTGATTCCTGAATTCCGGGAGGAGCTTGAAAAATACGGGCGCATCTATATGTATCGTTTAAAACCGGACTACGACTTCTACGCAAGACCGATTGATGAATATCCCGGAAAAAGCATTCAGGCCAAAGGTATTATGCTTATGATCCAGAACAATCTGGATCCCGAGGTCGCCCAACACCCGGAAGAACTTATTACTTATGGAGGAAACGGGGCGGTATTTCAGAACTGGGCTCAGTACCGTCTATGTATGCAATATCTGGCCAATATGGACGATCACCAGACCCTGGTGATGTATTCGGGTCATCCAATGGGTCTTTTCCCGTCTCATCCAAATGCGCCGAGAGTGGTTGTTACCAATGGAATGATGATCCCTAATTATTCAAAACCTGATGACTGGGAGAAATTCAACGCACTCGGAGTTACACAATATGGACAGATGACAGCGGGAAGTTATATGTACATAGGCCCTCAGGGAATTGTACATGGAACTACGATCACCGTGCTTAATGCCGGAAGAAAGATCTCTAAGAATGGAGAAGAGCTAAGCGGCAAGTTATTCGTGACCTCAGGACTTGGAGGCATGAGCGGAGCTCAGCCAAAAGCAGGTAATATCGCCGGTTGCATTACGGTTTGTGCCGAGGTAAATCCTAAAGCTACGCAAACGAGACATAAGCAGGGTTGGGTTGATGAAGTGATTGAAGATGTAAAAGAACTTGCAGAACGTGTAAAACAAGCTAAAGAGAATAAAGAAGTTGTATCCATTGCTTATCAGGGTAATGTAGTTGAAGTATGGGAATACTTTTATGAAAATGACATCTATATCGATCTGGGGAGCGATCAAACCTCTCTTCATAATCCCTGGGCAGGCGGATATTATCCCGTGGACCTTGGTTTTGAAGAGGCAAATAAAATGATGGCCGAAAAACCTGAGGAGTTTAAACTGAAAGTTCAGGAAAGCTTAAGGAGACAGGCCGCAGCAATTAATAAACATACAGCAAAGGGAACCTATTTCTTTGATTACGGAAATGCATTCTTACTGGAAGCTTCCCGGGCCGGGGCAGATATAATGAGCGAAGACAAGAAATCCTTTATATACCCTAGTTATGTTCAGGATATCATGGGACCAATGTGTTTTGATTACGGTTTCGGTCCTTTCAGATGGGTATGTGCTTCAGGAAAAGACGAAGACTTAAAGAAGACAGATGAGATCGCAGCTAATGTACTCCTGAAATTAAAAGAAAAGTCCCCTTCAGAAATCCAGCAACAAATGCAGGATAATATCCAATGGATAAAGGGAGCTCAGGAAAACAAACTGGTAGTAGGCTCAAAAGCCAGGATCCTATATGCAGATGCTGAAGGACGGATAGAAATCGCGAAAGCATTTAACGATGCTATAGGCAGAGGCGAAATTGGCCCTGTGGTATTGGGACGTGATCATCACGATGTATCCGGAACCGATTCACCTTATCGTGAAACCTCAAATATTTATGACGGATCCAGATATACCGCAGATATGGCGATCCAGAATGTTATTGGAGATAGCTTTAGAGGTGCCACCTGGGTATCCATTCATAACGGCGGTGGCGTAGGCTGGGGAGAAGTAATTAACGGTGGATTCGGCATGATTCTTGAAGGTGATAAGGCATCTGAAGATCGTTTGAAATCGATGTTATTCTGGGATGTAAATAACGGAATCGCCAGAAGATCCTGGGCAAGAAACAAAGAAGCTGTTTTCGCTGCTAAAAGGGCTATGGAAATGAATCCGAATTTAAAGCTAACGATCCCGAACATGGTGGACCCGAAACTTTTGGATTAA
- a CDS encoding DUF4136 domain-containing protein, translated as MKFLKFTPFLLLFAVLLTSCSSVKVASDYDREANFNDYKSYAFFKPGIDKADISDLDKKRILRAIEAEMQKKGFIKSENPDLLVSIFTKTNENINIYQNNYPHWGYGWGWSPWYWGSGFNTVNRTSEGTLYIDLIDSEDKELVWQGMGTAALASEVNKKQERINEIVARIMEKYPPGQDK; from the coding sequence ATGAAATTTTTAAAGTTTACTCCCTTCCTGCTACTTTTCGCAGTTTTATTAACTTCCTGTAGCAGTGTAAAGGTCGCTTCAGACTACGACCGTGAAGCGAATTTTAATGATTATAAATCCTATGCTTTCTTTAAGCCGGGAATTGATAAAGCCGATATTTCTGACCTTGATAAAAAAAGGATCTTACGAGCCATAGAGGCCGAGATGCAGAAAAAAGGATTCATTAAATCTGAGAATCCTGATCTTCTTGTTAGCATTTTCACAAAGACTAACGAGAATATCAACATCTACCAGAATAATTATCCTCATTGGGGATATGGCTGGGGCTGGTCACCATGGTATTGGGGAAGTGGCTTTAATACGGTTAACAGAACCAGTGAAGGAACCCTTTATATAGATCTTATAGATTCTGAAGACAAGGAACTGGTATGGCAGGGAATGGGAACTGCCGCACTTGCAAGTGAGGTAAACAAAAAGCAGGAACGCATCAATGAGATCGTTGCCAGAATAATGGAAAAATATCCTCCGGGACAGGATAA